Proteins co-encoded in one Leptospira inadai serovar Lyme str. 10 genomic window:
- a CDS encoding ABC transporter ATP-binding protein, producing MQIKSVVSIKNLSKTYASGFQALKNVNLEIRDGEIIALLGPNGAGKTTLISIICGIVNPSSGSVTVAGYDIIQNYRQTRSLIGLVPQELTVHAFETVWATVSFSRGLFGKSPNPAYVEKVLKSLSLWEKKDQTIITLSGGMKRRVLIAKALAHEPTVLFLDEPTAGVDVELRKDMWNIVRSLRDNGVTIILTTHYIEEAEEIADRVGIINNGELILVEEKSELMHKLGKKQIIIDLISSLNSIPSSLGDHELEIANNGLQLVYTYDSNGKQNGITSFLDDLRMAGIGFRDLNTTQSSLEEIFVKLVKESK from the coding sequence ATGCAAATAAAATCCGTAGTCTCGATCAAAAATCTTTCTAAAACCTACGCCTCCGGGTTTCAAGCGTTAAAGAACGTAAACTTGGAAATTCGCGATGGGGAAATTATCGCCTTATTGGGACCGAACGGAGCCGGTAAAACTACGTTGATCTCCATCATCTGCGGCATAGTAAATCCGAGCTCCGGTTCGGTTACCGTCGCAGGATATGACATCATTCAAAATTATCGACAAACCCGTTCTTTAATCGGACTCGTACCCCAAGAACTGACCGTCCACGCATTCGAAACCGTCTGGGCGACGGTTAGTTTCAGCCGAGGCCTGTTTGGAAAATCGCCGAATCCCGCCTATGTGGAAAAAGTGCTAAAATCTCTATCGTTATGGGAAAAGAAAGATCAAACGATCATTACCCTTTCCGGAGGCATGAAACGACGGGTATTGATCGCTAAGGCTTTGGCCCACGAACCGACCGTATTGTTTCTAGACGAACCTACTGCCGGTGTCGATGTGGAACTGAGGAAAGATATGTGGAATATCGTGCGATCGTTACGCGACAACGGAGTTACGATCATTTTAACGACACATTATATAGAAGAGGCCGAAGAGATCGCGGATCGGGTCGGAATCATAAACAACGGAGAATTGATTCTTGTCGAGGAAAAAAGCGAGTTGATGCACAAGCTCGGAAAGAAACAGATTATCATCGACTTAATATCATCACTCAATTCGATCCCAAGCTCTCTCGGCGATCATGAATTAGAAATCGCTAATAATGGCCTACAACTCGTCTACACTTACGATAGCAACGGGAAACAAAACGGAATCACTTCTTTCTTGGATGACCTCCGGATGGCAGGCATAGGTTTCCGGGATTTGAATACCACCCAGAGTTCTTTAGAAGAGATCTTCGTTAAATTAGTAAAGGAGTCCAAATGA
- a CDS encoding ABC transporter permease encodes MNFHAIKAIYILEMSRTRRTLMQSIASPVISTSLYFVVFGSAIGSRIQEVNGVAYGSFIVPGLVMLTLLTESISNASFGIYFPKFTGTIYEILSAPVSSLEAVLGFVGAAATKSVILGIIMLTTASMFVPIRIAHPFLMAFFLLLTCISFSLFGFIIGIWADNFEKLQVIPMLIITPLVFLGGSFYSANMLPPFWQSLTLFNPVLYLVSGFRWSFFEISDVSVEVSLAMILLFLTGCLAVVTWIFRTGYHIKK; translated from the coding sequence ATGAATTTTCACGCAATCAAAGCGATTTATATTCTCGAAATGTCACGGACAAGAAGAACTCTAATGCAGAGTATCGCCTCCCCCGTTATTTCCACTTCGCTATATTTCGTCGTATTCGGTTCCGCCATCGGATCCAGAATTCAGGAAGTGAACGGGGTCGCGTACGGATCCTTTATCGTCCCGGGGCTCGTAATGCTTACCCTATTGACGGAAAGCATTTCCAACGCGTCCTTCGGAATCTATTTTCCTAAATTCACCGGAACGATTTATGAAATCTTATCGGCTCCCGTCTCCAGCTTGGAAGCAGTACTCGGTTTCGTGGGTGCAGCCGCTACCAAGTCCGTCATCCTGGGCATCATAATGTTAACGACCGCGTCTATGTTTGTCCCCATAAGAATCGCGCACCCGTTTCTAATGGCATTTTTCCTACTCTTAACCTGCATATCGTTCAGCTTATTCGGTTTTATTATAGGAATCTGGGCCGATAACTTCGAAAAACTGCAAGTCATTCCCATGCTCATCATTACTCCATTGGTGTTTTTAGGCGGAAGTTTCTATTCCGCGAATATGCTTCCACCGTTTTGGCAATCCCTAACGCTCTTTAATCCGGTACTCTATTTAGTCAGCGGTTTTCGTTGGAGCTTTTTCGAGATTTCGGATGTAAGCGTGGAAGTAAGCTTAGCAATGATTCTCTTATTCCTAACCGGCTGCTTGGCCGTAGTGACCTGGATTTTCAGAACCGGATATCACATTAAGAAATAG
- a CDS encoding AraC family transcriptional regulator, translated as MDLLSEILTGARWKADLLARTSMYKAWGLQFPCNRSGGFHMLSQGSCYVRFKGKSIRLEKGDILFIAKGFDHDLVSSPDQKAMNILRFRDMAVKEVKPNKVPLTTFVSVRYEVPDFPQHPFFFELPDHILVRSGEISSHHPLQTTLVLISQEIDSGIGSDLILQRLADILLYYVIRHWLEIHPSSSPGWRTVFKDEKILSVLEALHKKMSHGWTLEKLSRVVGISRASLANRFREVLGCTPMDYLARLRIDKGKALLREQNTTLEEVARTVGYSSAFAFSKAYKRIYGSSPRFEDGSRMKLGA; from the coding sequence ATGGACTTACTTTCCGAAATATTGACCGGTGCCAGATGGAAAGCGGATTTGCTAGCCAGAACTTCCATGTATAAGGCGTGGGGATTACAGTTCCCTTGTAATAGGAGCGGAGGATTTCATATGCTTTCGCAAGGCTCCTGTTATGTACGATTTAAAGGTAAATCGATACGTTTGGAAAAGGGAGATATCCTATTTATTGCGAAAGGTTTTGATCATGATCTCGTATCGTCACCCGACCAAAAAGCGATGAATATCCTACGATTCAGAGACATGGCGGTGAAAGAAGTTAAGCCGAATAAGGTCCCTTTAACGACTTTTGTTTCCGTTAGATACGAAGTGCCCGACTTTCCTCAACATCCTTTTTTCTTCGAGCTCCCCGACCATATACTGGTACGGTCCGGTGAAATTTCCTCCCATCATCCGTTGCAAACGACCTTGGTTTTAATTTCTCAAGAAATCGACTCCGGCATCGGATCGGATTTGATTTTGCAAAGACTTGCGGATATTCTTTTGTACTACGTTATTCGACATTGGCTGGAAATTCACCCGTCTTCTTCGCCGGGGTGGAGAACCGTTTTTAAGGATGAAAAAATTTTATCCGTATTGGAAGCTCTGCATAAAAAAATGTCCCACGGTTGGACATTGGAAAAACTTTCCCGAGTCGTCGGGATTTCCAGAGCTTCTTTGGCGAACCGATTTCGGGAGGTTCTGGGTTGCACTCCTATGGATTATCTCGCGAGACTTCGGATCGATAAAGGGAAGGCGTTGCTTCGGGAACAGAATACGACTTTGGAAGAAGTCGCCCGAACCGTCGGCTACTCATCCGCGTTCGCTTTTTCCAAGGCGTATAAACGAATTTACGGATCTTCGCCGAGATTCGAAGACGGATCTCGCATGAAACTGGGAGCTTAG
- a CDS encoding NmrA family NAD(P)-binding protein, with protein sequence MKIFVYGASGLVSGFIVDLLLESGHEVYAGTRNPSAGVKKPNLHWVFADALQPNKGLDVLEKVDRAFFLSPPGYTDQYAILNPWLEKAKLRKLDKVVLMSAMGVDHAPPEAPFRKLEIAFENSGLPFTILRPNWFMQNFHTFWISGILKDKKIYFPGGDAKTSFIDARDIASSAVSVLLNDSFNGKGITLTGREALTHREVADKISSATGLAVSYVDISPEDFKKGLLQAGLSEDYSNFMVYIAGALKEGYSSPVLTSVKELTGKEPIRFDQYALDHKAAWLN encoded by the coding sequence ATGAAAATTTTCGTATACGGAGCCAGCGGCCTCGTCTCTGGCTTTATCGTGGATCTACTTTTAGAGTCGGGACACGAGGTATATGCCGGAACCCGCAACCCTTCCGCAGGTGTCAAAAAACCGAATCTGCATTGGGTTTTTGCGGATGCCCTGCAACCGAATAAGGGTCTAGACGTTTTAGAAAAGGTGGACAGGGCATTTTTTCTTTCTCCACCGGGCTATACGGATCAATATGCGATTCTAAATCCTTGGTTAGAGAAAGCTAAATTAAGAAAATTAGATAAAGTTGTCCTAATGTCGGCAATGGGAGTGGATCACGCACCCCCCGAAGCTCCTTTTAGAAAACTGGAAATCGCATTCGAAAATTCCGGATTACCTTTCACGATCCTGAGGCCGAACTGGTTTATGCAGAATTTCCATACTTTTTGGATTTCGGGAATTCTGAAGGATAAGAAAATCTATTTTCCCGGAGGTGATGCAAAGACCAGCTTTATAGATGCCAGGGATATCGCATCCTCGGCAGTATCCGTTCTTTTAAACGATTCGTTTAATGGAAAAGGAATCACGCTCACCGGACGCGAAGCATTGACTCATAGAGAAGTAGCCGATAAAATTTCAAGTGCTACCGGATTAGCCGTCAGTTACGTAGATATAAGTCCAGAAGACTTTAAAAAAGGGTTATTGCAGGCGGGTCTCTCGGAAGATTACTCGAATTTTATGGTGTACATCGCCGGAGCGCTCAAAGAAGGCTATTCTTCGCCGGTACTCACAAGCGTCAAAGAGTTGACCGGAAAAGAACCGATACGATTCGACCAGTATGCTTTAGACCATAAAGCGGCCTGGTTAAACTAG